The Corythoichthys intestinalis isolate RoL2023-P3 chromosome 2, ASM3026506v1, whole genome shotgun sequence DNA segment aaaaaattaaaaatgaaccaacaagttgctaccaaaattttcccgcataatagtgtctcagttaactctaaagcTGCATTGAAagtgctcgatgcccaatccatttagactgggaacgttcgtttatTCGAAACCAGAccgttcacagtcattctgtccgattttcaaggcatttacaggtcacttgctgttcattttagggcatttacaggtcattttctgttgagtttgagtcactgcctattcatttgggtgattcccaggtcatttcctgttctgtaactcaaaataaacaagaagagacccataaaataccccaaaatcaacaggaagtaactgaaaatgaataggttaatgaccttaaatggcccaaaattacctcattgcctggcattggctgctactaccggccatagacgttcaatccgtttgaagtgggagggatggcagcgaatgaacgaatgttcattcaatgccatcctcccagttcaaatggattggatgtctactaatgataaacccattccaattcacagcagaagcttgtttttctgtttattagttgtttgtagaatatcctagaatgatttcctgaccaatgtatcgataatcgttgtatcgtcagatcatcgttatcgtgagctttgtatcgcaaatcgtatcgtatcgtgaggtaccaagaggtcccCACTCCTAATTTTGAAATCAGATGTTTTATGTTCGCggttttgtgccttttgaagcaaaagaaaaaacgcGTGGATGCCATTGCTTTAAGTGGGGAGGTATGTTGTATTCCGGGTTTAGGAGGTttttgtcaaggaagtgcatcattggctgtcctcttgttaatctgcactgccccctagggcacggcatgaatactacatcgttcacATGCAAaattgcgacatcgttcgaatggaCATGGaatcatgtaaatgcaaacatgaaatttgtcgtattcttggagcgtcaccatgtaaacggcccataAGCTTTGGCGCAGTTCATCGCCATTTTTCAATTATAACCAACTTAATATAATCTGCGAATGGAGGTCTGCTTGCAGTTCCTTATAATTGCAAAAAATTGTACTTTGCATGTGTCAACCTCCTCGATTCATGAAATCATCTTATTTTTCTGTCAATGAAGGACTGGCACTCCGTTACCATCAGGCCACATagctaatttcttggtgattctTCAATACTGAGCAGAATTTAACTTTGGTCAGTAAAGTACAGTTTGATGAGCGGTTCCAATGGTTCTTTTGTGAATGTATTGTAGGAGGGATGACCTTCCGCCAGTGCCTCAAGTATTCAGACTGCGAGTACAGCCGACTGGGACAGATGTTTCCACAGGTAAAACACTTGAGTTATTGAGTTAAAAAGCACATCTTCTGGAATAATGGATACTGTCTTCCTGTTTATAGGTTTCTAGTTTTACATTTAAGTGCTGCAACTCCGATTTGTGTAACTCCGCCCATTCGACAGTAGCAAGTTCCCTGATTGGTGTGCTAGCATCAGTAGCCGCCACATGGTGGGTGACCCACTAACATCACCTGTTTGATGACTGATCCTAGCTTCTGCCATTGGTGCCAATGCGGAGCTGATTTATTGGTCGGACAGGCGTCTTTTTGGGATAAAATCTCACGGATGTTTGCAGAATTTTAATATGGTTCCAATTTGTTTATTTGGTATAAAGCTGCATCATTAATGTTGAACACtgacaaaaaaatacacatccATGTTTGTTTCTCGGTGATGAGGACGTAGCCTACGGTAAATTAGTAACATATCACCAGTAAATTCAGATAAAGGCAGGGAGGAGAGTGGGCAGTTTAACATTGAACAGACATAAATATGTAAGTGAAGGCTGTAACTACAACAAAAATCATGTCTAAAtggacagttttttttaaaaatgaacaacTTGTGTTTTCTTTTTAGGAAAGTGCCCGTTTTTAGGAAATGATGCAGAGAAGTATAACAGTTTCTTATACTTTGAAATTTATAATGCTGGCTTATTAGGCTGTTTAATGCCGCTGGAAGTTACATTTGCACTGCGTTACCATTTGGCTAGCCGTGATGTCCACAAGTCAGAAGTTGAGCTGCACTGTGTTTGTTCATGGTATGCAACTATTGTCCTTTCATGTTCTTTACCTAATCTATTTCATGTAGGAATAATTGCTTGATCATGTTTCATAATTGACCCTTCATTTTGTTATCACATTTAAGGCTAGTTCTGAAAATTGTGACAAGCTTTCAATTTACCTTGCATTTGACACCTATCCTTAAATGTATATGTATACTTTATGTATACTTGAAATGTTGTAATTTTCTTTCATAACTACTGTAAACGACTActgtaaacaaaataaatgttatataGAAAATATTTGTCACTCTTCTTCCATTCTACTCCCTAAAATAGTAAACAAACATTTCTAGAACTTATTTATTTCAGATGTTAACAATGAATCAGTGGTGGTTTTAGGGATGGGCCACAGGGGCACTGGTCCCACCTCTTAATTTGAATGGCCCCTGAAGTGCCCCTCTTCCCACATTAGCACAAAGCATGGCAGTCAGTGAACCCTTAATTTCTGAAGTAAGAGCGATTGAGAGAATGTTGTTTCTAGAGTAGgcctaaacgatatatcgtttgaacaacgTCATCATGTCGTTGTGGATTTGCTATACTTGCATCGCAAGGACAGACGTGCgatatttaaaacatttttttgtgaacatgcaaacttgtttttctgcttcatgctcgtacagagcCACTGCCTCTCATCATCCCCCCTGTTAAGCAgtgtgaccaaactgtttttttcttGGTCATCAGTGCAACTGGCATTTGGcacttaaagttaacaatgattgatcagtctgtagctttgatctggacaGAGAAGactcggtagctctacgatcaaaggcccaAATCGTGAGTGAATTTGCatgtaataaagacaagcatttttcaacggtattcttgttcaaaataaTTTACATTTTGATGTCGGCGTGCGTGGGTTcctatcccccccccccacacacacacacaaaacgttcatggtatgctgattgagcactctaaattgtccgtaggtgtgagtgtgtgcgtgaatggttgtgtgtctatatgtgccctgcgaGTGGCtgacaaccagttcagggtgtacctgccttctgcctggagttagctgtgataggctccagcacccccgcgacccttgtgtggataagcggttcagaagatgaatgaacaaatgaattatatgaatgtaaGGGACAGCGATTTATGGTATGGTGTTAacggtgatgcaatgaaaaatgtgggtgtgcctacattttgtgctggtgcacttTGAGAAAAAGGTTAGGCGCACCATTGCAACcagtggagccttggcaatagaTCACAATGTTaactttttccaatatcgttcatctGCTTTTCGTGTTTAAAATAgcttttaaaatgtgaaaaaaaaaagtgatttaaatGATTTTTCCATGAATTGTATCCGTACTTGCACACAGTATGATTAAATAAGAATTACAAACTTTACTGGTTCATCACTGCTTGACAGTGTCAAGCAAACATGTTTTTACCGCCACATGCAGGATAATCTGCGTATtgccttgttgaccaaaacaaacactgaacaaTGATGGCAGCGACACTTGGCCCCTGCGAGTTGaagaaaaatcctagaaccgccaCTGCAATGGATCCAAATAGACATCTGAATTTGTTCCACTTAGTGGGGAAAGTGGTAAATCATGTTGTCAATGCTTCCacttatgacaaaaaaaaaaaagctttcattCTGTCAACATTCTTAAAAATTTAAGAGGAAACAAGACCGTTTTGGTTTTTTCCCActtctttttaaatttattttattttactaaaaaaattaatattccAAATGCACATGGTAGGTAGTTGGTTTTTCATGGATGCGATGGTTCTTTAATAATCATTTTGGGGCTTCAAAATGGGGCAAGAgccaatttattatttattgtgtgtgtgtcgtttgtttgtttttcagtcatttcacTGTTTGCAAATATGACCATAAGCAAATTTAGGACAGGTTTAGGGAGTTGCATTTCCCGATCTCGGAATCTTTCTTGCCACCTGCTGGgttcaatatttcaaaaatgaaaatacagatTTCCAAATCCACGTCATCACACTCTAATCCTACCCTGAGACTGGATTATTTTAATGCTGTTTTTTAGGATCAAACTGATCTAGATTTTAAATACCCAGCAAAGGCTCAAATCTAGATGGAAGACAGGACTAGATTCCCATATCTGGATTTAAATCTTCAAGATTAAATGTGGTTTGAAATACCAGATTTTGGTTCAGACCTGGGTTTAATCCAATTCACCAAGATTAATCCCAGTGGATTATGTTTGAAGTACTGATCTCTGATCTCATGGTGACACTTTAAACTCAATGGCTATAGGCCACTTTCTGTACTCTTGAAAAAAAGGTAGGTGTCATCTCTGTCTCACAATGAAGAGAACATTTTAAATGCCAATTGTAATTAAACCAGGAAATATACTGTTTCGTTCTTAGATAAAATGCTGTGATTTTTGCACAGAGATATGTTACCTTCcaaacaaacagacaaatagttttgcattacatttacattgaaaatacaAATGCACAGTGTCCCTCGCAATTGCTGCTGGTGTTGTTTTCGCGATGCCTAGCCAGTCAACTAACAGAGTGTCGCCCCCGAGCATTGCATCACATGTGGCGTGCTGCGTGAAAAGTTGATGGGCAAAAACAGCTATGGAGCGAGGCATGGTAGGCACAGTCATCCCAGTGTGTCAGTAGGTGTCCTGAATTACAGATATCACTGATATAAAAAGTAACAATAAGCAGAAGgtaaaaattaataatagtaataataaatgtACTCACATTCTGCTTCTACCTGTGTAAAATGCCATAAGATTCTGTTAAATGCAAAAGCACTGATCTGACTCATTTTCTTAAATATATGCTGTCTCCAACATATGCTTAAATTCAtgttaaatgtattattattatttttaacaatCAATTATTCATTATCCCTGCTAGAAAATCCAGCATACGTTGCTGACTGTAGCAACAAGACCAGTACCAAAACCTAATTTCTCCAGCAAGGTTAGATATACAGAGCTGACAAGAGTAGTAGCCAATAGTTAGCTAATTTGAAACAGACTTTTATGCTACCCAGACAATGTATTCCCGTGTGTCGTGAAGAGACGGTAAAATTTTGCCATGAACATTGCTTTATAAGCTTTGGAATgattaattataattaatacATTCTGACCAGAGCTAAAGGAGATGCAAAATAGATAAATACATAGCCTGAACGGtcagaaaatatttttcttaataGACCCTGGTGGATACCTGAAAGTCTGATGTTCTCATGCAGTAAACAAAGTATTTATTGTGAGCGTGATCCTGATGATGTCAGGAGGATGTGAACATGTGATAAGCTGACCTTCTTAGTTCAGCACTGGATGATTCAGCAGCAGCTGCACTGAGGTGAGTTCCCCCTTCTCTTTTCTATTTTCTTTATCCAAATCCTTTAATTTTAActttaaaatagaaaaaataaagatgcatttttgaaattattagTTTTGATAACTTTGAATTTTGTCAGTCTTTTAAATTGGAGGATATTATAGTCTTTAAATGTTATTTGATCAAACCATTTAGACAGTGTTTAGAGAATCTTCcattattaaaattttaaatgagtTTCACCCTTCATAACAAATTTATATCTTACTTGATTGCTATTCTGCGATTCTTTACCTTGAGGTTTCTGCCTATGAAGATTTTAGATCTTAATGAGCAACATTTCAAATACAATGCAATTGATTAAAGATACATTTTTCCAAATTTAATGTTATGATTTTTAATACAATGACTACAGTATAGTTTTTTCTTGCTTCATCAGTAAAAAAGTGACCTCATCATGGAGCGTAAACTGGATTTGTCTCGTCTAACTGACGAAGAAGCGAAACATGTATGGGAGGTGATCCAACGTGACTTCAACCTCCGGAAGAATGAGGAAGAACGACTAGGGTGGGTTTCATTGTCGATACTGACAGATTGATAATAATGATGAAATGTTAAAATtgatcaaaaataaaatactctATGACAATCAATGCAACTGAGTTAGAAAAACCTATTCACAGAGAGGTGAGTTGAAAAAGTATTTTAGTGtaacagttttattttttaaatcgacTTGTAAAAGGTCTTTTGGACTTAAGTGATGTTTTCACGCGAAGTCAAGGAATGTGAGCGTGAAAGCTGCAGCACATCATGACAGAGTCACACGGAGAGGCCACAAAGACACTCTTGTGACTCCACAGCAGACTCAAAtacacacatactcacacaatTTGGAGGTTTATACAAGCGAATGTAGGTGAACCCACACGAGAAAATACTACTTCTGATGATAACGTCTGCAATTTCATCATCCTTTTCACAATTGCTATCATCACAAGCATAACTTGATTTTCAGGGCCAGAATTAGATTATCACTAGAACAATTAGATTCCCATGACTGATATACTTTGTGTCAGAATCTCAGTTGTTTTTCAGTCATGTTCAGAAGACTGATGAGTTGAAAATGTACAGCATCTATCTATCATTGGTTCTTTCCATTTTCAATTGGCtatccaaacaaacatcaagCTCCCAAATACAATGGATTGAAAACTGTGCCCAGTTTAAAAAGAGATGCTAAATTGCTTAGCATCTTGCCTATGCATCCTTATTGTATGTTTGAACTGAGAAAATGTATGCGTTCAAAACGTGTGAGTAGCTGGAATACTGTATATCCGCACACCAGGATAGGCGGCACTAGCAATTGGCTAGCTTGCAGGCTAATCAGTGCTCCTGGCGGCTGAGGGAGGGGCAGCGGCCTCATCTACAGCACCTCAGCTCCTTGCTTGCCATTGTGTTGTTTTTAGCCTGCACACAACAACATTTGCCATTTAGGCTGCAGCTTAAACAATGTGACAGTAATTGTATACACCTCCCTCTAGTTTCTTACTAGACCCAAGCGCAACGCTGAGTCCTGTTTTTAGCATGCCACAGGAAAACTGAAAAACGGTTTAATTCTTTATCaccacatttttttctcaacacagttttcagtcCATGCACAATTGCAGCAATCCTAATTCGCTTCATGATCAATTGAGCTGAATTCACAAGTGTTTTTGTGAGAAAAGTTAACAAGTGTGCACTTTTTCATGTCAGAAAATACCCAAATCACAACATCACACAGAACGAATAAGCTGCTGTTATTTGACAGAAAATTAAAGGACTCCATTGAGAAAGAGGACAACAAGCGTGAGCTGCTGGGCGCACAGAATAATTTGGCTGACTCCCTGTGTATCCGTTGCCTGCAACCCTTCAAATTCCTGGTGAACAGCAAGCGTCAGTGCCTGGACTGCCGCATGTTCATCTGCAAGTCATGCAGCCGCTACAACAAGAAAGAGCATGGCTGGGTGTGCGACAACTGCCGAATGACCAGGTGAGTCACGCGTTCATGTTCCGTGCAGCTTAGTTTTACCTCAATTAATGCTGTGTTTGCTCCTGAAGGGTTCTGAAGATTGGCACCCTGGGATGGTACCATGACAACATCCGCAACCGTTTTAAGCGCTTTGGCAGTGCAAAGGTCATGAGGTCACTCTACAAGAGGCTGAATGGAGATGGTGAGTGCTGAGGAAATGCAATCTGAACAGTAATTATTTTGATGAAACAGATTACCGGTGATTTGTTTGTGACCACACTTGGAACTTAAAACGCTCCCCAGAGTCAACTGGGATAGGCACCAACACACTCACGACTCAAATGAGGATAAGCAGTATTGAAAAtggttttgttcattttactgctCACAAATCCCACATAACTGCTGTCAGAAGCTTGTGCATTCTCCCATAAATACGTATACGTGTATGATATAATTATGCGGACTGTTTCATGAAATTAACAAGTTAGAACAGACTTTTAACATTTTAACAGTGTTTGGCTGGTCAGCATTATGCCTCACAGTTAAGTTCCCCCTGTGCCTGCACAGGCACTTCAATATCCTCCCATATCTCAGAAACATGCTTGACAGATTGATTGAACATTCCAAACTGTCCGTTGATGTGAATGTGAGCATGAATGATTGCTTGTTACATTGTGCCCTGCAGTTGGCTGGCaaacagttcagggtgtaccttgCTTCTTGGTATAGTCAGCTGGAATATGCCCCAGCAGCCATGCAACCCGTGTGAGCATAATGAAGagatatatttccatttattcacacaaatacatatCTGTTCATTTCACGTGGTTGtacacagggccggcccaggccatttgggggccctaagcaaaataatgccaaggggcccatattttcgtaaaaatgtat contains these protein-coding regions:
- the LOC130911782 gene encoding CD59 glycoprotein-like, with protein sequence MKLSVSIFLLSCFTLLRLGSAIRCYSCKDYTASCSKQRDCSYDDACLTLTERGGMTFRQCLKYSDCEYSRLGQMFPQVSSFTFKCCNSDLCNSAHSTVASSLIGVLASVAATWWVTH